In Aedes albopictus strain Foshan chromosome 3, AalbF5, whole genome shotgun sequence, the following are encoded in one genomic region:
- the LOC109405267 gene encoding box C/D snoRNA protein 1 yields the protein MTATTSESEDNMEMLQSPPRLGLCEVCNAIQAKYTCPKCEVKSCCLKCVNIHKKELGCDGIRDRTKYIPMKKMTQMDMMSDYAFLEECSRFVDDRKRDKIKRFTRYNKSLPPSLFRLRCAARERGTTLKFLLQNFTKHQRNNSQLNFKTLVIYWRVEWCFPNAEGMLFVDERCDENASLMDLLGKYLEVGNGEDFTGKNKLEFYQSRGMSRLRVLLKAEGVKRSKNRFFELKPKKSLKENLKGKTIVEYPVIYVIFKEASDGFDVIESDEDVEAETKLYQKYLDNQYGPKRTFVKREHPEDKERESKVLEGIDKLEIARKREERQKRRIAAQVEPANYLFSDENLWNQYSSDSDGQVTEEEAEDAEEMLSPKRIKTEKD from the exons ATGACTGCAACAACGAGCGAGAGTGAAGATAACATGGAAATGCTTCAGTCACCACCCAG GCTTGGATTGTGCGAGGTGTGCAATGCCATTCAGGCAAAATACACCTGCCCAAAGTGTGAGGTAAAGTCATGCTGCCTGAAGTGTGTCAACATTCACAAGAAAGAGCTGGGCTGCGATGGCATCCGGGATCGAACCAAGTACATCCCGATGAAAAAGATGACCCAAATGGACATGATGAGTGACTatgctttcctggaggaatgcagtCGATTCGTGGACGACCGGAAGCGGGACAAGATTAAGCGATTTACGCGATACAATAAAAGCCTACCGCCATCGTTGTTCCGGTTGCGGTGTGCCGCTCGAGAGCGGGGAACCACCTTGAAGTTCCTGTTGCAGAATTTTACCAAGCACCAGCGCAACAACAGTCAGTTGAATTTCAAAACGCTGGTTATCTATTGGCGCGTGGAATGGTGCTTCCCGAATGCGGAAGGGATGCTGTTCGTGGACGAACGGTGCGACGAGAATGCATCGTTGATGGATTTACTGGGGAAGTATCTGGAGGTTGGCAATGGAGAGGATTTCACCGGGAAGAACAAGCTGGAGTTTTATCAGTCTCGTGGAATGAGCCGGTTGCGAGTACTACTGAAGGCGGAAGGAGTGAAGCGAAGCAAGAATCGTTTCTTTGAGCTTAAACCGAAGAAGTCACTCAAGGAGAACCTGAAAGGGAAAACCATTGTCGAATATCCGGTGATTTACGTAATTTTCAAAGAGGCATCCGATGGGTTCGATGTGATAGAATCGGACGAAGATGTCGAAGCGGAAACCAAACTGTACCAGAAGTATCTGGACAATCAGTACGGACCGAAGAGGACTTTCGTGAAGCGAGAGCATCCGGAAGACAAGGAAAGGGAATCAAAGGTATTGGAAGGCATCGATAAGTTGGAAATTGCCCGAAAACGCGAAGAACGGCAGAAACGAAGGATAGCAGCGCAGGTAGAACCGGCCAACTATCTGTTCAGCGACGAAAATCTGTGGAATCAATATTCGTCGGATTCGGACGGGCAGGTGACGGAAGAAGAGGCGGAGGATGCCGAGGAAATGCTCTCGCCTAAAAGGATAAAAACGGAAAAGGATTGA
- the LOC109418625 gene encoding vesicle-trafficking protein SEC22b-B: MALMTMIARVVDGLPLVGTMQEDEQSGRSVLEYQNQAKMLFRKLGPNSPARCSIETGPYLFHYLIENEVCYLVLCDKMFSKRIAFNYLEDIAQEFHNNYGRKVNSVTRPYAFIEFDIYIQKAKKSLTDRRRNINTINTQLQDVQRIMVQNIDDVLQRGTVLSELDTKTQNLSMLSQKYKKDATYLNRKSLYVKGAVAGIVIIVFILYFWVI, encoded by the exons ATGGCTTTGATGACGATGATTGCCCGGGTTGTCGACGGTCTTCCACTGGTCGGAACGATGCAGGAAGATGAGCAG TCCGGGAGGAGTGTACTGGAGTACCAGAACCAGGCTAAAATGCTGTTCCGAAAGCTAGGACCCAACTCACCGGCTCGCTGCAGCATCGAAACTGGTCCTTATCTTTTCCA CTATCTGATAGAGAATGAGGTCTGCTATCTGGTACTCTGTGATAAGATGTTCTCCAAGCGAATCGCCTTCAATTATCTGGAAGATATTGCTCAGGAATTCCACAACAACTACGGCCGGAAGGTGAACTCCGTAACGCGGCCGTACGCTTTCatcgagtttgacatttacatcCAGAAGGCGAAGAAATCGCTCACCGACCGGCGAAGGAATATTAATACGATCAACACGCAGCTGCAGGATGTGCAAAGGATAATG GTTCAAAACATCGACGACGTCCTCCAGCGGGGAACCGTCCTGTCCGAGTTGGACACCAAAACGCAAAACCTGTCGATGCTGTCGCAAAAGTACAAGAAAGATGCCACCTACTTGAACCGGAAATCTCTGTACGTGAAAGGGGCCGTGGCCGGAATCGTTATCATAGTATTCATTCTGTACTTTTGGGTCATTTAA